A region from the Cydia amplana chromosome 7, ilCydAmpl1.1, whole genome shotgun sequence genome encodes:
- the LOC134649485 gene encoding uncharacterized protein LOC134649485, producing MTEEEKNKFEEVMTKFREYCEPKKNLIHSRFLFYTRKQEESEPFDSFLTDVKRLVKSCKFGAEDEAVRDRLVLGTNDLNTQKKIVIEGDAELDTVITKLRLAELGRQQAAEVQGKVKVDKVMDKQSNSKPVHNNNMVLKCKWCGEQHERKLEVCPARGKLCTKCNRYNHYAKVCRSKYVKVIADSNLQNQEDSDGEFYCGSVQKMIQGKWN from the exons ATGACGGAAGAAGAAAAAAACAAGTTTGAAGAGGTAATGACAAAATTCCGAGAATATTGCGAGCCGAAGAAAAATTTGATTCATTCAAGGTTccttttttataccagaaagcAGGAGGAGAGCGAACCATTTGACAGCTTCCTAACTGATGTAAAGAGGCTAGTTAAAAGTTGCAAATTTGGAGCGGAAGATGAGGCTGTTCGCGACCGACTCGTTTTAGGTACCAATGATCTGAATACACAGAAGAAAATAGTGATAGAAGGCGATGCGGAGTTGGACACGGTAATCACAAAGTTGCGACTTGCAGAATTAGGACGTCAACAAGCTGCAGAGGTCCAGGGCAAAGTCAAGGTTGACAAGGTGATGGATAAACAATCTAACAGTAAACcggtacataataataacatggTACTGAAATGCAAATGGTGCGGAGAACAACATGAGCGTAAACTCGAAGTGTGTCCGGCTCGAGGCAAATTATGTACAAAGTGCAATCGATACAACCATTATGCAAAAGTGTGCCGCAGCAAATATGTAAAAGTTATTGCAGACAGTAATCTGCAAAATCAGGAAGATAGTGATGGTGAATTTTATTGTGGCAGTGTTCAGAAG ATGATCCAAGGAAAATGGAATTAA